One Carassius auratus strain Wakin chromosome 39, ASM336829v1, whole genome shotgun sequence genomic window, TGCGTTTATAAACGTTTAAACGTCCATCATGATCGGGAGTGTAAGACGGCTGTAGTTTAACTGCAAGGAAATTAGCCAGATGTAAAGTTAGTGGACCGCGGGAACTAGCGGAGAAGTGAGATAACCTAActtgttgaattatttatttacgaTTTAGTGGAATCGGGTGCTTCTGTAagacataatatttatataaaattgtatttaattgtataattaaaacaGAACTTGACAGAGTTTTAACCTGTAAATTTGTATGTAAATATTAGAtgttacccaaaaaaaaaaaaacaggaagtagAAAGTTCATAGTAAGTCATTTATTGGGTTAGATTGTAAATAACAACCAACCCCCAAAAAAGGAATATATAGTAACGTTACCTAGCCATCTCCAGGATTTCTACAATGCGGGATGCGCCTGTGAATTTCAATCTTCTACACAGGACTTGCTCTTTAGTGGTGTTGCTATGTTTGCTACACATCTCTGTCACTGTcatatattatatgaaaaattcAGATTCAAGGCAAACTTTTGTACAAAATCAGCAAAACCCTCAGATCCATAGGAAACTGACCGAACAGAAAGTGGCATCAGAGGAGAGCAGTGTGCCAGCTGTGTCTAATGGGACGGAGACCGAGAAAAAGCTGGACACATGCCCTGACAGTCCGCCTCGactgggtgagtgagtgagtgagtgagtgagcctGTGTGAACCGAGCGGACCTCTcaagtgagagacagagagagtgtgcaattatatatatatatatatatatatatatatatatatatatatatatatatatatatatatatatatatatatatatatatatatatatatatatatatttgtcaagaattttatataataaatatcaaaataataatatatattttaaattatatgctattgtttatttaaaatatatatacactcagtaagaaaactaaaatgtataCTGGTCAAACgttttgaataatacattttttttagttgttgtttgattatttaaaaacattttgaaaaccaaggctgcatttgcaaaattacagtatttgaaatattattacacttttttcattattattattatcaatgtagaaaactgctgctaaatatttttgtggaaacatcgatacactatcattcaaactTATCCcaaaattaagcttttagaaataCTTTTAATCAAAAcgtgtgcattaaattgatcaaaagtgatggtaaagacattttataatgttacaaacatttccttttaaataaatgctgctctttggGCTttgacgtttttatttttatttttttgagaccATTAAAAATCTCAATGATcctaaacttttgaccagtatGCCACAATTTTCTACTGAAAACTAGgctttactttcttttttcaaaatatacatatttttatacatttgggGTTAAATATGCCTAGATATGTTCTGGACCGTTTTAAattcaccctttttttttttgcatctcggCTGTTTTGGTTGTTTCTAAATAAAGTCTTTGCATAACAAATCTACATACGAGTTTACATTTTCCCAGTATATAATGATTCAGCGCAGTGTAGTATTTCTGAGAAATTCGTGGTCATAATAAATGATGTGACCTGTCACTTTGTGTTCCTTCTGTCCAGATTCCAAtaacaaaagtatgtttttacaGCTGCTGCGACTCTGGATGTTAACATTTACCCCTTTGTGTAACACTTTATTGACAATACACCGAATTCATGTCTCTTGCATAAGTGTTACATGGTAGTTTTTACATTATCTACTGATGCTGATTAATTGACTTCACTGAAGCCCTGTGTTGTAATGGAAAAATTGGCAGAGAAGCTTTGTTATATCTTTCTCTTTTATTAGACCGCATTGACACTGTTGCCTGTAGCAATAGTACTATGATAATGTTATTGGATACACCATAGTGCAATGAATAATAATGAGTTCTCTGAGGAGAGAGAGTTAACTTTAAGACAGAAATTAGCACTTGGTTTTTGTAATCATCCAATATCAGTATTCCCTTTTAAAAAGTACGTTTTATGTCTCCATAATAAAGCATCTTGGTTCTTCTAGTGGGTCCGCTGCGGGTAGAGTTTTCTGACCCGGTCTCTCTAGACCTGGTGAGGTCCGAGAACCCAGCGTTGCAGCCCGGTGGACGGTCTAAACCCACAGACTGCATCGCCCAGCAGAAGGTGGCTGTCATCATCCCCTTCAGGAACCGTGACGAGCACCTGAAGTACTGGTTGTATTATCTACACCCCATCCTCCAGCGCCAGCAGCTGGACTACGGCATCTACGTCATCAACCAGGTATGTCTTTCAACCAGTGCAGTAAATCTAAAGCAGTCTTTGACCTGCGAGTGCGTAATCTGCAATTGCAGAAGGGTTCAGAGGCCTGTGGTACAGTTTAATGTCAACATGGAGTTAAGAGTTTAAATATCTGTGCTAATTTGTTGAAACAGACAATTGTTTTTAATCTGGTTGTTATCATTAATGATGAGCTCCTTCCTCTTAAAGCTATCTTAACTTCTTTAATCTACATTGTCTACTGTTGTGTTTTCTGGAATGTATAGACTCTGTTACTTGGGCTTGCCAGGGCATGAAGTTTGTCTTGTCTTAAGTGAACTCTTTTCTCAAAATCCTAATTTCTCTTTCATTGGCCATTTTTGAGCAATGTAGCTCACAAACACGGCTTTTCACAATTACATGGTTtataaaaaataccataaaaataaaaaacattttatctgttaatgttatttaatggacctgagctaacatgcactaacaatgaacaaccttATTTctgtattaacattaacaaagatgaataaataataatatattgtccGTTGTTAGTTattgttaacaaatggaacctatTAGTAAAATGTTACAACTGATAGAATGCATGAATACTGATTTGATGCTATGTAAGTTTGATAATTACAAGCATGCAAAGTTGATACTGGTTAACAGATATTGTGCAAAAGTACCAGTACTTTTCACATCCCTACTTTAAGGAAGTCGTGCCATGTACATTTAGAtcttacaaatgaggaacaaCATGGCCTGACATTATGCAATAAACAGTAAAAAGTAGGGAGAATGTGTGACGAGAACCGCATTAccggttaataaaaataaattttgcccAATTATTTATGGGATTTGTTTCTTCTTCGCTGCAGTAAGAAAAAATACCATTCCTTCACAGCCCTAGTGCCAAGCTTCACGAGTAAGAGAAGAACAAAAGATGATGGAGTCTCAATATTCAGATTGGGGATTATTTAgtgaacagtattttttttcaatGGACTCAAACATGTACATTTGATGACCATAATCTGGTCACATTCCTAAATTCAGGAATTCTTTAGCTATTCCTCACCATCAGATATAAGTACAGTGAATCAGTGCTAAAGCAAGGTACATTACACAGTAGTTTCCCCAGACTGTGGTAGAGACAGCTGCTGTTTGAGGCTGGGCGTCCTTTCAAAAAACCGTTGAGCGGTCTGTTGTCATCATTCAGTAAATACCCATGACATTACAGACTGGAACGAGGTGAGACACTGTGCTACGGTTCTTGCCTCTCTTTTATTTGCTACTCTCAGAGAACAGATGTCTCCGTCTAATCCATTTCAAACAATCAGTTATCAGTGGTTTGGGAATTTTCCAAGTAAACGAAATGACTAATGTGTATCATTCTGTGTGGCTTTGCACTAAAAGCATCCTAATGTGCTCGCCAAGAAGGTTTTGGACTTGTCGGTGGTCTTCTCTGATTGTGTGTTACTTGATTTGTTCTTTCTAATTATTCTCTTGCTCTCTTTGCCACCCCCTTCTTTTCTCTGCaccttgcatttatttttttcaccctttCATCCTACATTCCTTCCCTTTTTTCCCGTTCAAACCGAATCCCTTTTATGCACATCAGAGGCCCTTGTGCTCAGGAAAAGGTGAGACGTCTGCTTGCTCTTTATCTGGCCAATCACACTACGCTTCCCTGGCTGCGTCTAACGAATGGTAATGTTGGCTTCTTGATTATCTGTTTTCTCTTTGACAGTTTCTTTTTccttgttttctctctttctctggcctctgtctctcactctcttcAGTTCCTCATTTTACCATGGATGGCAGTTCTGTGCCAAAAATAGCTGTTTTGTGTTGCCAAAGCGTAATTGAATCACTTTATCTAATCTTTTTGAAAGGATGGTGACTTTTTAAAGGTTATCTATTTATTTActggtgaaaattaatattaagcCAAACATGctttataattatttactcaATCCTTATGAGATCGCAGTCCCATatgctgcttatttttttatatttaacattgttaaattaattgaattcaacgtaatgagggtgagaaaataatgacgcaattgtgttttttttatttttttttttattaattttctctcTAATTTGCTGTCCTATTTTCAGAAGTGTGCATCTGTTTGTGCTACTTACATCTGTCCTATATGAAGAATGGAGCTCTTCACTTTCACAGTTCTTTGTGTTTTGATTTCTCAAGGGTTTTAAtccttttgtttgctttttttttaaactccctTAAATGTGAATGAATCCTCCAGTGACACATTGCAGGTCGACGATCAGATCTGTTTGTTGAACACTACATTATGTTGACTCAAAAGATTGCCATAGAACAGGACGATCTGGTTCTTCGAAGCCAAGTGCAGTCTTTGAATCCACAGGCCACATCTTCTGAATTAGTTATGGATGTCGTCTGCTCCACTAGAACAAGCATAGCTCAGTTCATTTAGGGCAGCTTGTTTGAGTTTGCTTTGTGTTATAAAAGAGAGGATTGATATTCTCTGAAAGGTGCAAGGAGGTTAACAGATAGCTCTGGGCTCCTGAGGCTCCACCGTCATTAAATTTCATTACACAAACTCAAGTGCTGCCGTAATGCTCTTCAGAGGAAGAAGAGGTGGGCTCCAGACAGAGAGTGCATCAATAAATCATGAGCCCAGTCATGGCCCAAAGCCAGCAGAAAGATATGAATGACCATTGGAAATGTGTCGTGTTGTGATGTCATATTAGGGCTTTCCAAGACCTCCTTTACAAAAATGTACCATGGTAACCACAGGTTCCACCgtttaaaaaacacaaagaaacattggaacttatttttattactgtaatgcagGGCTTCCCAAACCTTTTTTTCTCAGTCAAAAACTAATATTTACATGAACTACCCCTgagattttaagtaaatatttcagtaatttaacacatttgctTGGTCACGGTTCTCTAATGTTGggtaatggtcacatgacatgcaggtaagtgaataaaatattgaattctttttatttcaattcttctaattttacaatataattacaTTTGCAAACCCCAGTTTTGGGAAGCCCTGCTGtaaatttaatctttaattaatTAGTATAAGATCTTCTAAGataagttttctttctttttataatgGCAGTGGTGGCAAATACCACATAATACCATATTAGCTTTAGCGTAGTAACAATAACTAGCATTTTTTTGCCAGACGCTACGATTATTAtggtccttttttttctttttttttttttttaaacagctcaAATTCATTAGTTATTATTGTCAGACGTTCCAGTATTTTCTGTTGTGCAAGGAATTGTGTGACATTCTTGTGAAACTTCCACACAAAGACTAAAAAATGAGTTTCTatctaataaaacatttttaccatTGTAGAATTAGTAGGAATTTTGTTATTTACCGTTAAAATTTAATACTTTCTGTCCAATAACTAATAATCGTCAATTATTTAATAATCCAGTTTTTAAATCTGTATTGttagcattttatttcaaacatcatttacataaaaatttcTATTTGATTGCATTTGATTTATGGTAGAAAGGATGACTTGTTTTTTCCCCTATGTTTGAAATAATGGATAACTTTCAAAAATGTTCCCATTCAGATTGCCGTTTATCTTATCACTTTGTAAAGGGAAGTGTAGGAAAAGTGTGCGTTAGGGGTGTTTTGTTTCTTATCGTTTTTACCACCTGCCATCCATGTTGTGAAAGATTTAACCGATGGCAGTGACTTGCTCCCATACACCAAGCGCAAACGttcagattttatttgtttaaacataCAACACACCCACTCTAGCGAAGACTCATTTCATTTTTATGGCACGAAAGGTCAGCTATAAATCCCACTGCTTTATAGACATTGTAAAACATCTCTTCCACCTCCACCCTCTCATATGTCATTTCATTTGTATTAAATGTAGAATTAGCTTTGTACCATCCCctcacccctctctctcttttaatgaCAGGACGGTGAGGATACGTTCAACCGCGCCAAACTGCTCAACATTGGTTACGCTGAGGCTCTGAAGGAGTATGACTACGATTGTTTCATCTTCAGTGATGTAGACCTCATCCCAATGGATGACCGCAACATCTACAAGTGCTATAATCAGCCCAGGCATCTGTCTGTGTCTATGGACAAGTTTGGATTCAGGTATTTCTGGTCTTTGTTGACTGTTATCTCATGTTGTGACTTAATGGTGTATTTTTTCACCTGCCggaaaacatttatattcatttggATTGCAAATACACAGGTAATATGGAACAAACATGGTTTGTTTGCACATAGTATTTGGACAAGTTAATCTCTGAAATACCTTGGAGTGTCATGTTGGCTGGATGCATGTGCAAATTTATATACTGCGGTGTACATATTTACATGAATATCAGCAGGCAATACTGCATTACAGTAGTTTTAATTGCTGTAGGCTTATACATAGATTAAGATGTACAGTCACAGAGATTTAAAACAACACTCTCTTCTAAATACCACTATATATGAATATGGAAATCATTAATTTCCATGGTATATACCAAATTACACCTATATCTACAGTAACATGGTATCACTACAGTACTTTAAGTCTAAGATATCTGTAGTCATGAGCTTTGATGTGAAAATATGAGGATATGAAATCCAAATGTTGTAAGATCAGATTCTCAGTGGTTGGTCTATCACCATTGTGTTCCTAAAATAATATTCTGGATTATATTTGCTGTAAATGTGTTGATGAGTCAACTTTATTTTCATTGGAAATCCACAGCAGGCCACAGATGATGTTGATTTAACCAGGTCATATTTAATCCAGAATATCCTTACATCCTAACATTAGGTTACGTCTGCTGGACTTTGAcctgtaataaataaatcactttagataaaagcgtcagataaatgaTAACGGAGTGGCATTTGGATGGGAATATTCTAGCGACTTCACACATGATTCCCATTAGGGCCTATAAGAGCTCAACTCTCTGTCTTAAATTAAACTGTAGCTTGTTGGAGCGGCTTGTACCAGTGACCTCCAGCACAAGTTGTGTGTAACATAAGAATGCTGAAGGCGTGTGTGCATTCGCTTGTGTCCTTTTGAAATTACAGTGTGTAATGAGGAAGCAGTAAAGGTTAGGTTTTAAACTTGTGTTGCTCTTTTGTAACCTGTGTCTTTTATAAGGTTTTAACAGCGTTCACCAATGCTAGCATGGGCTGCAGGAGCTGGGAGGTTTGCTTTATTCCCCACAGAACTTCAAAAGCATCTGGATGTAGTTTGTAATTTTCGAGAGTTAGCGTGTGGAAGAACGTCAGACGAGAGCGGGCCAGAACCTGATGAAGGATAGTGTTCAAACAGAGACACCTTTGTGTGGAGACCGTTATGTAGCACTGTCAAATGATAACGAATGGCGTGAAGATTGGACAGACGTTTTGCTTAAAAATCCGGCATGATATCCACTATAATTGTCCTGTGTTTgaattgtaatgtatttaaatgtactgGTTTCCCTCTCTATGCAGTTTGTGTTACtttgaatgttattttgaatGCATGTTTACTTTACCTGACCGTGACGTCCACCTAAACGTtaagttatattataatttacCAGTGCTGGGCTACTACTGGTTACATGTAAtcagattaaaaaatgtatataaattagattatattacattcTAAATTTTCATATCagattatagttattttttataaattgcatgattacttattatttatacaGTGGCAGTAAGTTATTCATAATTTACTGATTCTCCCTAATTCCTCttgttcttttctctctctcttttcaaattttcctttatAAAAAGGATGAATGTGTGTCATATAGTTGAATTTTGAATATTCGCATATCAAGATACAGGTGTTGGTTTTCCTGCTGGGCATCACTGCCTGACGCACCTCCACCGGTGCCTTTTGTACTTGTGTGTCATGAAACCCCACTGAACAATTTTGTGAGCCTGAGCGGGTCGTCAGCTGGGGACCACCACTCATCGACGTTTCACTCCTTTAACCCCAGTACGTCTCGTGGTGGCGGAGCGATGGCAGGGATCTCTCCCTGCCACCCCCTGCTGATGCCCTAGGTGTTTGCCCCCCAATCCTTCTCCTTCCTCCTTAGCCACAGCCAGAAGCTGCCTTTCTCTGCCTCCTCTGCCAGCTCTTTCATGGCTTTCCGATGCCTCGCTCCTGTGCATCACATGTTGCGGAGTAGGCGAGCAGTTGAGGAACCTACAAAGCCCCTACACCCCACTTCCACAGGGCAGATAACAGCTTTCCAGCCCGCCTCCCTGCACTCTGCCGCCAGATCAGAGTACTTGGCTCGCTTCCACTCATACGAGgcctccacccccccccccccccatggtaCAGTGAGTTCCACAAGGAGGACGGTCTTGCAAGCCTCTGACCACATTATGAGGTCGGGCCGCAGGGATGTTTCCACTATTTCCCTGGGGAACTGGAGCTGCCTTCCCAAGTCGACCCTCATGGTCCACTCACttcccagtgagaggagcattgCTGTGTCTCTCTGGCAGGAGGGTCTGATGCTCTCTCCAGTCCTCGCAAACTGGATGGCATGCCATCCTCGAGCGGAAGGTCTACTATTCGCCTCCTTTCTGCATTACTCTGACACCTCTGCCAGCTTCTTCAGTACTTGGTCATGTCGCCACCTATAGTGGCCTTGAAACAATGCCATCGTGCACCCCGACAGGATTAGCTGGAGGCTTGTGTTCCTGTTGTTACAAAGGGAACATGTCTCTTCGGCCCCAAACCATTGGTGGAGGTTTCCGGGACAAGGCAAGGTGTCATAGGTTGCTCTGATCAGGAAGCTGAGCCTAGCTTGGGGGATCTTCCATAGGTCGGACCATGACATGGACCTGTCTGTGAGGCCTTCCCATGACGTCCAACGTCCTTGCTGGCCCTGGGACACCGCTTTGACGTTAAGGCGTTCGTTCTCAGTTCTTGCCACTTCCGCCACCACCATGGCTTTCCGGTCTTCTTTGACCAGAACAAGGGAATATCGCCCCTCCCAAGGCCTGCTCGACCCTACTGAACTCTGCCGACCACCTCGCGGTGCTTCAGCCTAACGATTGCCATGTCGACCTCTTCTTGGGCTTTCCACTTTCTTCCTGTTCTTATCTGGGTGCCCGCTGCTCTCACCAGCTGGTCAGTGGTTTCCCTCAGCTCCAGCACCAGCCGAACCTTCTCTTGCTTGTATCCCCCGCTGATGGATCGCAGTGGTAGTTGTAGCGTGTTCCTCCCGAAGAGGCCTACCTCCGAGAAGCATCTTAGTAGTCCCAGCCACTTCCTGATGAACGAGTTTGCCAGCCTGTCCATCTTGTTTACCACTGATAAGGGGATTTTGCTCATCTTCAGTGGCCACATCACCCTTTGATACAGTATGGCCTGGGAACACCACACTTTGTACTTTCCGGGGAGTTGGCTTTGGTTGATCTTGGCAAGGCCATCTGCGAGCTGCTTCCTCACCGTCTCCCCCATCTGCCTGTCTGAGAGCTCTGCTGTGTAGGTATGACCCAGGCTACGGACAGGTTGATCTTTCAGCAACGGGATATTCTCACGCCTGCGACAAAGATGGTGTTGTCATTTTTAACTCCTTTCTTGATTGACAAACTGTGTGACTTGGAGGGTTTTATCTTCATCCTCGCCCAGCCCACAAGCTCGTCGATCCTCTTCAGCAGCCTTGTTGTGCATGCTGCTGTCCGGAGTATGGTGGTGATATCGTCCATGTAACCTCTAACTGCTGGTAGCCTTTTGTCCTGACGGCAGTTTCACTCCTCCGACCATCTTCCTAGCCCCTATGAGGATGATCTCAAAGGCTGCGATGAACAGGATGGGCGAGCTGGTCAACCTCTTGGCCAGGATGGAGAAGAAGATCTTCCCTTCGACATTCAGGAGGGCGATACTCCTTAACTGGCCGATCTTGCTGGAGTTTGGCTCTTTTGGGATGAAAACTGTGACAGCTCTCTGCCACTCTGACGGGTAGACTTGGTTTCTCCAAGCCACTCTCAGCAGATTCCAGAGGTGTCTCAAGACCCCCGGGCAGTACTTCTACAACTTGTATGGTATCCCGTTAGGGGCTGAGGCTGTTCTTGCCTTCCGGACCGCCTCTGTTACCTCGCTGAATTTGGGGAGGGCAGTGTCAAAGAGGGAGGTTGGGGGAGCTGGGCGAGGAACATACCCAGGGGATCCCAGCGTAGTTGACTTCACTGGTTCACTGTACTGCTCCTTTATGTAGTTCTCCAGCTCAGACTTGGTAATCTCCAGCTTTCCGCTTCTCTTATCCTCTAGCAGCTGTCTGGCATGCTTGAAAGGATTTTTGAAGAAGTTgctcctctctttctccttccGCCTTCTGCACTTACGGATGCGCTCTGCCCTCCGTAGGCCGGCAAGCTCTTTCCTCACCTCGTCCCATAGCGGTTTCAGGCCTTCCTTCTCTTCTCTGCTTGCCTTCCTCCACTGTTTCTGGAGTTGACGTCGCCTCTTCACCAACTGTCCGATCTCCCTCTCCCCTTCTGCACTGGGCAAGCTCTCCGCTTTCCAGCTGTTACTCCGAATCTGCCTATGCATTCATCATACAGGATGTCTCCAATGCAGTTCAGCTTATTTTCCACCTGGCCACGCAATGAGTGCTCCAGGATCAGGCTGAGGTCCTTGTCCAGCTTCTGCCAGACTGCCACTTCGTTGGCTTTTGGCCACTTGACCATCTGCCGCCTCCTGGGTTCTTTCCTCTCTGTCCTATGGCTCTGCTCGCGGTTGTTGGGGTTGctttgtgctctgtgtgtgtcttCGTCAGTGCCACTCTCAGAGGTATTGGCATCCATCACAGGCCCTCCTGTGTCCTCCACCTGCCTTTCTACAGCAACGGTGGATCTCTCAGTGCTGTGGTTTGTGACCTGGCCTTGGGTTCCTCTTGTATGACCTGCGTTTGCAGTGCAATGTTGCTGTTGGCCTCCCTCTACACACTTCTTCCTACCCTGGTGAATCCGCAACCCTCTGAAGGTGGTCTCTTTCTCCCACCCACACCTGCATCTTCTCGTGATCCTAGAATCTTTGTCCGTATCCGTTCCAGTCGTTACCGGGAAATCCATCAGTCTTGGCCCTTCTTCCACCCCGCCTCTCGGAGGGCCTTCGGGTTGTTTTTCCTTATTCGTTTTCGTAGTGAGATCAGGGTGTCCCTTTTGTGGGACTAGTGGGTTAGGTAACTAGCCTTCCACTCCTGGTGCAGACTTTCCTGCGGTCATCCAGTCTTTCCTGGTTGTCCTCTAGACTTCCCTGGATGCCAACTGCCCTTTCACAGTAGTCACTGGATTCCTCCAGATTGTGCATATCAAGATACAGGTGTTGGTTTTCCTGCTGGGCATCACTGCCTGACGCACCTCCTCCGGTGCCTTTTGTACTTGTGTGTCATGACACGTCACTGAACACTTTT contains:
- the LOC113057644 gene encoding beta-1,4-galactosyltransferase 1-like, whose translation is MRDAPVNFNLLHRTCSLVVLLCLLHISVTVIYYMKNSDSRQTFVQNQQNPQIHRKLTEQKVASEESSVPAVSNGTETEKKLDTCPDSPPRLVGPLRVEFSDPVSLDLVRSENPALQPGGRSKPTDCIAQQKVAVIIPFRNRDEHLKYWLYYLHPILQRQQLDYGIYVINQDGEDTFNRAKLLNIGYAEALKEYDYDCFIFSDVDLIPMDDRNIYKCYNQPRHLSVSMDKFGFRLPYAQYFGGVSSLSKEQYLKINGFPNNYWGWGGEDDDIFNRVASKGMSISRPDGIIGRCRMIRHDRDKQNDPNPQRFDRIAHTRQTMARDGINSLTYKVVQIEKDQLFTKITVDVGKP